The following are encoded together in the Actinoplanes sp. N902-109 genome:
- a CDS encoding M4 family metallopeptidase, with product MRRTLASTGTIAVVLGLAAGVPAAAQGAPSGGDRVPDRAAALARADQAVSTHRAAIKGADGEKYIAGRTVIDASGASHARYSRTYRGLPVRGGDFVVHSDAAGRFAGADVAQSSTISLPSTTPEKTAEQAVDAAERGFAGTLTGVLGSTLIVDAVRTPRLAWRVRLSGTRTDGQTPSKENVIVDASTGAVLQRWDDVRVSVPDEQLEAAATAPAPAARVARTPAKGTGLGIYNGAVPLDTQQDGNSYALQDPTRGNNATCTFGNNTSSCSILWDSDNAWGNGTQADRTSAGVDAHYAAAQTWDYFTKVHQRTGIRGDGNGVRAQVHYGWNYTNAYWDGQSATFGDGRDNANPLVALDVVAHELSHGLTDSLAGLEYNDDAGGLNESTSDIFGSMVEFAANNPNDPGDYDIGEEINLYGNGKPLRFMYQPSLDGRSFDCYQFPWPDYDPHYTSGPGNHFFYLLAEGTSGGVQPSPTCNGSTVTGIGRERAAKIWFRALDAYFTSTESYRGARRDTLKAAADLYGMCGAEYQAVQTAWSAVNVSGSDAVCTGPASPPPATLPPVESNYFSNTTRFSIPDGPIGEVVSPITVAHQPTSPHDLKVKVLIYHGEPRDLVVDVIAPDGTVYNVHNREYGYYDSIDKTYVLDVSSKQPNGVWNLRVRDKSSRDTGTIDSWSLQF from the coding sequence GTGAGGAGAACGCTTGCCTCGACCGGCACCATCGCTGTGGTGCTGGGGTTGGCGGCCGGAGTGCCGGCTGCCGCGCAGGGGGCACCATCCGGCGGCGACCGGGTGCCCGACCGGGCCGCCGCGCTGGCCCGGGCCGACCAGGCCGTGTCGACGCACCGAGCGGCCATCAAGGGCGCGGACGGCGAGAAGTACATCGCCGGGCGTACCGTCATCGATGCCTCGGGCGCCTCGCATGCCCGTTACAGCCGGACCTACCGAGGCCTGCCGGTACGCGGCGGTGACTTCGTCGTGCACAGCGACGCGGCCGGCCGGTTCGCCGGGGCCGACGTGGCGCAGTCGTCGACGATCTCGCTCCCGTCCACGACTCCGGAGAAAACCGCGGAGCAGGCCGTCGACGCGGCCGAGCGGGGGTTCGCCGGCACCCTGACCGGGGTGCTCGGCAGCACGCTGATCGTGGACGCCGTGCGGACTCCGCGACTCGCCTGGCGCGTACGGCTGTCCGGGACCCGCACGGACGGCCAGACCCCGAGCAAGGAGAACGTCATCGTCGACGCCAGCACGGGCGCCGTGCTGCAACGCTGGGACGACGTGCGGGTGTCCGTCCCGGACGAGCAGCTCGAGGCGGCGGCCACCGCCCCGGCGCCGGCGGCGCGCGTGGCCCGTACGCCGGCCAAGGGTACCGGTCTCGGCATCTACAATGGAGCCGTACCGCTCGACACGCAGCAGGACGGCAACAGTTACGCGCTGCAGGATCCGACCCGCGGCAACAACGCCACCTGCACGTTCGGCAACAACACCAGTTCGTGCAGCATCCTGTGGGACAGCGACAACGCCTGGGGCAACGGCACCCAGGCGGACCGCACCTCGGCGGGCGTGGACGCTCACTACGCCGCCGCGCAGACCTGGGACTACTTCACGAAAGTCCACCAGCGCACCGGCATCCGTGGGGACGGCAACGGCGTCCGGGCCCAGGTCCACTACGGATGGAACTACACCAACGCCTACTGGGACGGCCAGAGCGCGACGTTCGGCGACGGCCGGGACAACGCCAACCCGCTGGTGGCGCTTGACGTGGTGGCGCACGAGCTCAGCCACGGGTTGACCGACTCGCTCGCCGGTCTGGAGTACAACGACGACGCCGGCGGCCTCAACGAGTCGACCAGCGACATCTTCGGCTCGATGGTCGAGTTCGCCGCGAACAACCCCAATGACCCCGGCGACTACGACATCGGCGAGGAGATCAACCTGTACGGCAACGGGAAGCCGTTGCGCTTCATGTACCAGCCCAGCCTGGACGGCCGGTCCTTCGACTGCTACCAGTTCCCCTGGCCGGACTACGACCCGCACTACACCTCGGGCCCGGGCAACCACTTCTTCTACCTGCTCGCCGAGGGCACGTCCGGTGGCGTGCAGCCCAGCCCGACCTGCAACGGTTCCACCGTCACCGGCATCGGGCGGGAGCGCGCGGCGAAGATCTGGTTCCGCGCCCTGGACGCCTACTTCACCAGCACCGAGTCGTACCGGGGGGCCCGGCGGGACACGCTGAAGGCCGCCGCTGACCTCTACGGCATGTGCGGCGCCGAATACCAGGCTGTGCAGACCGCCTGGTCCGCCGTGAACGTCTCCGGCTCCGACGCCGTGTGCACGGGCCCGGCCAGTCCCCCGCCGGCGACGCTTCCGCCGGTGGAGAGCAACTATTTCTCGAACACGACCCGGTTCAGCATTCCCGACGGCCCCATCGGCGAGGTCGTGTCGCCGATCACCGTCGCCCATCAGCCGACGTCGCCGCACGACCTGAAGGTCAAGGTGCTGATCTACCACGGTGAGCCGCGCGATCTCGTCGTCGATGTGATCGCCCCGGACGGTACGGTGTACAACGTCCACAACCGCGAATACGGCTACTACGACAGCATCGACAAGACCTACGTCCTCGATGTGTCGTCGAAGCAGCCGAACGGGGTGTGGAACCTCCGCGTCCGCGACAAGAGTTCCCGGGACACGGGCACGATCGATTCCTGGTCGCTGCAGTTCTGA
- a CDS encoding carbon-nitrogen hydrolase family protein produces the protein MSMLRMAAVAEAFDRDLDGDFERIGKIVAAARADGVRLLALPEACLGGYLADLDGAAEQPPALRLDGPEIARLTAIAGDMVVCAGYCETDGDRRYNSVVCVGAGRVLGNHRKVHQPLREDASYSSGAGFAAFDTPVGRIGMLICYDKAFPEAARTLALDGAEIIVCVSAWPGSRTNAPDDLADDRWTRRFDLFDRARALENQVVWLSANQAGAFGRLRFVCSAKVVDPGGDVLATTGVVPGLAVADVDVGAALGAARRSMGHLRDRRPDTYRS, from the coding sequence ATGAGCATGCTCCGGATGGCCGCGGTCGCTGAGGCCTTCGACCGGGATCTCGACGGCGACTTCGAGCGCATCGGGAAGATCGTCGCAGCAGCCCGGGCGGACGGGGTCCGGCTGCTGGCCCTGCCGGAGGCCTGTCTCGGGGGTTATCTCGCCGACCTGGACGGCGCCGCCGAGCAGCCGCCCGCGCTCCGCCTCGACGGTCCGGAGATCGCCCGGCTCACCGCCATCGCCGGCGACATGGTCGTGTGCGCGGGCTACTGCGAGACCGACGGCGACCGCCGCTACAACAGCGTCGTCTGCGTCGGTGCCGGCCGGGTCCTCGGCAACCACCGCAAGGTGCACCAGCCGTTGCGGGAGGACGCCAGCTACAGCTCCGGTGCGGGGTTCGCCGCGTTCGACACCCCGGTGGGGCGGATCGGCATGCTGATCTGTTACGACAAGGCGTTCCCGGAGGCTGCGCGGACCCTCGCCCTGGACGGGGCGGAGATCATCGTGTGCGTGTCGGCGTGGCCGGGCAGCCGCACCAACGCTCCCGACGACCTGGCCGACGACCGGTGGACCCGCCGGTTCGACCTGTTCGACCGGGCCCGCGCGCTGGAGAACCAGGTCGTCTGGCTGTCGGCGAACCAGGCCGGCGCCTTCGGTAGGCTGCGCTTCGTGTGCAGCGCGAAGGTGGTCGATCCGGGTGGCGACGTGCTGGCCACCACCGGGGTCGTTCCGGGCCTGGCGGTCGCCGATGTCGACGTCGGCGCGGCGCTCGGCGCCGCCCGCCGCTCCATGGGTCACCTGCGTGACCGGCGCCCGGACACGTACAGGTCGTGA
- a CDS encoding cupin domain-containing protein: protein MAKVSIVRPGEGETLSSGPAQIRILEDGAHTEHRLGFAEITIPPGFPSPLQHRHAQHDEGFYVLSGTLRFTIGEDEYDAGPGTWIIVPTGAPHTFANPGAETAVMLNTFTPDLYVQYFRDFKALIDSGQPVDADTMKPLWKNYATEISNEYASDDTGAVNG, encoded by the coding sequence ATGGCGAAGGTATCCATCGTGCGTCCCGGTGAGGGCGAGACCCTCAGCAGCGGCCCGGCGCAGATCCGGATCCTGGAGGACGGTGCGCACACCGAGCATCGGCTGGGGTTCGCCGAGATCACCATCCCGCCGGGCTTCCCGAGCCCGTTGCAGCATCGCCACGCCCAGCACGACGAAGGCTTCTACGTGCTGTCGGGCACTCTGCGGTTCACGATCGGCGAGGACGAGTACGACGCCGGTCCCGGCACCTGGATCATCGTGCCGACCGGGGCGCCGCACACGTTCGCCAATCCGGGCGCGGAGACGGCGGTCATGCTGAACACCTTCACACCGGATCTGTACGTGCAGTACTTCCGGGACTTCAAAGCCCTGATCGACTCCGGGCAGCCGGTCGACGCCGACACCATGAAGCCGCTGTGGAAGAACTACGCCACCGAGATCTCGAACGAGTACGCCTCGGACGACACCGGGGCCGTCAACGGCTGA
- a CDS encoding MSMEG_0565 family glycosyltransferase: MRIALLTYSTRPRGGVVHTLSLAEALAELGHDVTVWTLGRGGGFFRDVDPRVRLAVVPFPDIPGEDVGPRILRSIRMLRQAFTPGEYDIVHAQDCISANAVDRCVRTIHHLDQFTTPELAACHERAIVRPYAHLCVSAAVAAEVRAGWGITPAVIPNGVDAGRFAAAVPSADHGRYVLAVGGIEPRKGSIDLLDAYALLRAGLPGLNLVIAGGETLFDYREYRTAWQARADDLGVSPRVLGPVGHDLLPGLVAGAAAFAFPSTKEGFGLAAMEALAAGVPVVVRDLPVLREVFGSTVGYGTDPGGLARALRDAIEQPSPQRAAAGRALAAAHTWRAAAEQHTAFYGTLLSAAPAG, encoded by the coding sequence ATGAGGATCGCGCTGCTGACCTACTCCACCCGTCCGCGCGGCGGCGTGGTGCACACCCTGTCGCTGGCCGAGGCGCTCGCCGAGCTGGGTCATGACGTCACCGTCTGGACCCTCGGCCGGGGCGGCGGCTTCTTCCGCGACGTCGACCCGCGGGTCCGGCTGGCCGTCGTGCCGTTCCCCGACATCCCGGGCGAGGACGTCGGCCCGCGCATCCTGCGCTCCATCCGGATGCTGCGCCAGGCCTTCACCCCCGGCGAGTACGACATCGTCCACGCCCAGGACTGCATCAGCGCCAACGCCGTCGACCGCTGCGTGCGCACCATCCACCACCTCGACCAGTTCACCACCCCGGAGCTGGCGGCCTGTCACGAGAGAGCGATCGTCCGGCCGTACGCGCACCTCTGCGTCTCCGCCGCCGTCGCCGCCGAGGTCCGCGCCGGCTGGGGCATCACCCCTGCCGTCATCCCCAACGGTGTCGACGCCGGACGGTTCGCCGCCGCCGTGCCGTCCGCCGACCACGGCCGCTACGTCCTCGCCGTCGGTGGCATCGAACCACGGAAGGGTTCCATCGATCTCCTCGATGCCTATGCACTGCTGCGCGCCGGCCTGCCCGGCCTCAACCTGGTGATCGCCGGTGGCGAGACCCTGTTCGACTACCGCGAATACCGCACCGCCTGGCAGGCCCGCGCCGACGACCTCGGCGTCAGCCCCCGGGTGCTCGGCCCGGTCGGCCACGACCTGCTGCCCGGCCTGGTCGCCGGTGCCGCCGCTTTCGCGTTCCCCTCCACCAAGGAGGGTTTCGGTCTGGCCGCCATGGAGGCCCTCGCCGCCGGCGTGCCCGTCGTCGTCCGCGATCTGCCGGTCCTGCGGGAGGTTTTCGGCTCCACCGTCGGCTACGGCACCGATCCGGGTGGCCTGGCCCGCGCGCTGCGGGACGCCATCGAGCAGCCGTCGCCGCAGCGGGCCGCCGCCGGCCGGGCGCTGGCCGCCGCCCACACCTGGCGAGCGGCGGCCGAACAGCACACGGCGTTCTACGGCACGCTCCTGTCCGCCGCCCCGGCAGGCTGA
- a CDS encoding carbon-nitrogen hydrolase family protein — protein sequence MTLTRIAAAAAHFGRDIDHSLGRIGKIISDARAVSAGLLVLPDAAIGGYLADLRHPDPDALPPALRPDDPVIAKVAALAGDMVVCVGYCEADGDDRYNAALCLTGDGILGRHRKVHLPAAETAAYRAGDTFAAFDTPVGRLGMLIDYDKTFPESARTLARDGAQIVACLSAWPASLTNAAPRMSQDRQSRLFDLYDCSRAAENQLVVVSANQTGAVGGMRFLGQAKVVGPAGNILARTWGKAGLAVAELDVTAEISAARQVLSHLDELRPETYRLDRPDRRTPR from the coding sequence GTGACGCTCACCCGGATCGCCGCCGCAGCCGCGCACTTCGGCCGCGACATCGACCACAGCCTCGGCCGCATCGGCAAGATCATCTCTGATGCGCGGGCCGTCAGCGCCGGGCTGCTGGTGCTGCCCGACGCGGCGATCGGCGGCTACCTGGCCGACCTGCGCCACCCCGACCCCGACGCGCTGCCCCCGGCGCTGCGCCCCGACGACCCGGTGATCGCCAAGGTCGCCGCGCTCGCCGGTGACATGGTCGTCTGCGTCGGCTACTGCGAGGCCGACGGCGACGACCGGTACAACGCGGCGCTCTGCCTCACCGGCGACGGCATCCTCGGCCGGCACCGCAAGGTCCACCTGCCGGCCGCGGAGACCGCCGCCTACCGGGCCGGTGACACCTTCGCCGCTTTCGACACCCCGGTCGGACGGCTCGGCATGCTCATCGACTACGACAAGACCTTCCCGGAATCGGCGCGCACCCTGGCCCGCGACGGCGCCCAGATCGTCGCCTGCCTGTCGGCCTGGCCCGCCAGCCTCACCAACGCCGCGCCCCGGATGTCCCAGGACCGGCAGTCCCGGCTCTTCGATCTGTACGACTGTTCCCGCGCGGCCGAGAACCAGCTCGTCGTCGTCTCCGCCAACCAGACCGGCGCGGTCGGTGGCATGCGTTTCCTCGGCCAGGCGAAGGTGGTCGGCCCGGCCGGCAACATCCTCGCCCGGACCTGGGGCAAAGCCGGCCTCGCTGTCGCGGAGCTCGACGTCACCGCGGAGATCAGCGCCGCCCGGCAGGTGCTCTCCCACCTCGACGAGCTGCGGCCGGAGACCTATCGGCTGGACCGGCCGGATCGGCGGACCCCCCGATGA
- a CDS encoding MSMEG_0572/Sll0783 family nitrogen starvation response protein: MTDLTDLEQKSLTEIPHPSLPEGSSLYGATKVFPDYQAEEGESYFTLVHGLAHESSVSFVAILQATRALRKGFESAIYFYGTGSLNALATRGFPTTGTSAFPGEHNINNSLKTFIAEGGKVYCCRFGLSLHGAREEDLIEGVIPTHPLDVQDALIHYKRKGAIINSTYMV, from the coding sequence ATGACCGATCTGACCGACCTCGAGCAGAAGTCCCTCACCGAGATCCCGCACCCGTCACTGCCCGAGGGCTCCAGCCTCTACGGCGCCACCAAGGTCTTCCCGGACTACCAGGCCGAGGAGGGCGAGTCCTACTTCACCCTGGTGCACGGTCTCGCCCACGAGTCGTCGGTCAGCTTCGTGGCGATCCTGCAGGCCACCCGCGCGCTGCGCAAGGGCTTCGAATCGGCGATCTACTTCTACGGCACCGGCTCGCTCAACGCCCTGGCCACCCGCGGTTTCCCGACCACCGGCACGTCCGCGTTCCCCGGCGAGCACAACATCAACAACTCGCTGAAGACCTTCATCGCCGAGGGCGGCAAGGTCTACTGCTGCCGGTTCGGCCTGTCGCTGCACGGTGCCCGCGAGGAGGACCTGATCGAGGGCGTCATCCCGACGCACCCGCTCGACGTGCAGGACGCACTGATCCACTACAAGCGCAAGGGCGCCATCATCAACTCGACCTACATGGTCTGA
- a CDS encoding MSMEG_0567/sll0787 family protein: MSADLVPALLGARLLIERAEDTRAYHDLRARVFVAEQGLFAGTDHDDRDDDPRTVVLQARGSRGELLGGVRLGPAGPGADIGWWAGGRLAVEPAARGAQGVGPALIRAACAYAENAGALRFDATVQPRAERMFRALGWRTVRPVTVAGRPHVLMRRPIDRISRLAEATKRPLGSLVSGLTPAGWVGDDGAPVPGSDLIAACDAILPSMVERDPDWAGWCAVLVNMNDLAAMGAAPVGLLNAVGARDAAFAARILGGLRRAAEAWGVPVLGGHTQLGVPAALSATALGRTADPVPGGGGHAGQTVRLTADLTGGWRAGYHGRQWDSTSHRTPAELQALHGFVAAARPSAAKDVSMAGIAGTLGMLAEASGCGAILDVARVPRPSAATVGDWLTCFPGFAMLTTGARHVPPVPAVTADCGELTTGSGVRLRWPDGELTEAVPAGVTQLGTAA; this comes from the coding sequence ATGAGCGCCGACCTGGTGCCCGCGCTGCTCGGCGCACGGCTGCTGATCGAACGCGCCGAGGACACCCGGGCCTACCATGACCTGCGCGCCCGGGTCTTCGTCGCCGAGCAGGGACTGTTCGCCGGTACGGACCACGACGACCGGGACGACGACCCGCGGACCGTGGTGCTGCAGGCCCGGGGCAGCCGCGGTGAGCTTCTGGGTGGGGTGCGGCTCGGCCCGGCCGGTCCCGGCGCCGACATCGGCTGGTGGGCCGGTGGGCGCCTGGCCGTCGAACCGGCCGCCCGCGGCGCCCAGGGCGTCGGGCCCGCTCTGATCCGCGCGGCCTGCGCCTATGCGGAGAACGCGGGAGCGCTGCGCTTCGACGCGACAGTGCAGCCGCGCGCCGAGCGGATGTTCCGGGCGCTCGGCTGGCGTACGGTCCGGCCGGTGACTGTTGCCGGGCGCCCGCACGTGCTGATGCGCCGGCCGATCGACCGGATCTCCCGGCTCGCCGAAGCCACCAAGCGGCCCCTCGGATCGCTGGTGTCCGGGTTGACCCCGGCCGGGTGGGTCGGCGACGACGGTGCGCCGGTGCCCGGCTCGGATCTGATCGCCGCCTGCGACGCGATCCTGCCGTCCATGGTGGAACGCGACCCGGACTGGGCCGGTTGGTGTGCCGTGCTGGTCAACATGAACGACCTGGCCGCGATGGGCGCCGCACCGGTCGGCCTGCTCAACGCCGTCGGGGCCCGCGATGCCGCGTTCGCCGCGAGGATCCTCGGTGGGCTGCGGCGGGCCGCCGAGGCGTGGGGGGTGCCGGTGCTCGGCGGGCACACCCAGCTCGGGGTGCCGGCGGCGTTGTCGGCGACGGCACTGGGCCGCACCGCCGACCCGGTCCCCGGCGGTGGGGGCCACGCCGGGCAGACCGTGCGCCTGACCGCCGATCTGACCGGTGGCTGGCGGGCCGGTTACCACGGCCGGCAGTGGGATTCCACCAGCCACCGCACCCCGGCTGAGCTGCAAGCCTTGCACGGGTTCGTGGCGGCGGCCCGGCCGTCGGCGGCCAAGGACGTGTCGATGGCCGGGATCGCCGGAACGCTCGGCATGCTCGCCGAGGCCAGCGGGTGCGGGGCGATCCTCGACGTGGCGCGGGTGCCGCGGCCCTCGGCGGCCACCGTGGGTGACTGGCTCACCTGCTTCCCCGGGTTCGCCATGCTCACCACCGGGGCGCGGCACGTCCCTCCCGTCCCTGCGGTCACCGCCGACTGCGGCGAACTGACAACCGGCAGCGGCGTACGACTGCGCTGGCCGGACGGCGAGCTCACCGAGGCCGTACCGGCCGGTGTCACACAGTTGGGAACAGCAGCATGA
- a CDS encoding MSMEG_0568 family radical SAM protein translates to MSLDVRSDLAVRGVRVATPVHRPAGAGPSDDGHVQVCGQNAALPVDPASPYSVRDGKVWLGETDTGLTLEVVRRPRFYDLTTADGVSYEKIARLHGSDILATTVVQTCIRYAEDQRCRFCTIEESLRSGTTTAAKTPAQLAEVAEAAVRLDGIRQMVMTTGTTTGPDRGARNLVRCVRAVLAAVPGLPIQVQIEPPGDLQVIDDLYAAGAAAIGIHVESLDDEVRRRWMPGKGSVPMAEYEAAWDRAVAVFGRNQVSTYLLIGLGEDPGELVAGAARLISRGVYPFVVPFRPMRGTLARRDGFTAPAPSLVRDVSERVARLLREAGMLGADQKAGCAACGACGVLQAAGG, encoded by the coding sequence ATGTCCCTGGACGTACGTTCCGACCTGGCCGTGCGCGGTGTCCGGGTAGCCACTCCCGTCCATCGCCCGGCCGGGGCCGGCCCCAGCGACGACGGGCACGTGCAGGTGTGCGGTCAGAACGCGGCACTGCCGGTCGATCCCGCGAGCCCCTATTCCGTACGCGACGGGAAGGTCTGGCTCGGCGAGACCGACACGGGACTCACGCTCGAGGTCGTACGCCGCCCGCGGTTCTACGACCTGACCACCGCCGACGGCGTCAGCTACGAGAAGATCGCCCGCCTGCACGGCAGCGACATCCTGGCCACCACGGTCGTGCAGACCTGCATCCGCTACGCCGAGGACCAGCGCTGCCGCTTCTGCACCATCGAGGAGTCGCTGCGGTCCGGCACCACCACGGCCGCCAAGACCCCGGCTCAGCTCGCCGAGGTCGCCGAGGCGGCGGTGCGGCTCGACGGCATCCGCCAGATGGTGATGACCACCGGCACCACCACCGGCCCGGACCGCGGCGCCCGCAATCTGGTCCGCTGCGTGCGGGCCGTCCTGGCCGCGGTGCCCGGCCTGCCGATCCAGGTCCAGATCGAACCGCCCGGCGACCTTCAGGTCATCGACGACCTGTACGCCGCCGGGGCCGCCGCCATCGGCATCCACGTGGAATCCCTGGACGACGAGGTCCGCCGCCGCTGGATGCCCGGCAAGGGCTCGGTACCGATGGCCGAGTACGAGGCGGCGTGGGACCGCGCGGTCGCCGTCTTCGGCCGCAACCAGGTCTCCACCTACCTGTTGATCGGCCTCGGCGAGGACCCCGGCGAACTCGTCGCCGGCGCCGCCCGGCTGATCAGCCGGGGCGTCTACCCGTTCGTGGTCCCGTTCCGGCCGATGCGGGGCACCCTCGCCCGCCGTGACGGGTTCACCGCTCCCGCGCCGTCGCTGGTCCGCGACGTCAGCGAGCGCGTGGCCCGGCTGCTGCGCGAGGCCGGGATGCTCGGCGCCGACCAGAAGGCGGGGTGCGCGGCCTGCGGCGCGTGCGGCGTGCTGCAGGCGGCCGGCGGATGA
- a CDS encoding helix-turn-helix domain-containing protein: protein MGNRVISDLATFQDQLTASGIPPLVNRLARADFRARIVTRELGPLRLISLDTPESACVGKERAARDGDNLAVKVLTRGRTRIEQGRGDAELGPGDLVLLDPTRPYRFESTASSHVTILLPRRELRIRPAHLDRVVGVRIDGSHGPGALVSALARESARSATGFRAGEALRSAAAVVELIAVSLEARLGDEQPAPDERLRDRIIGYIDARLADPDLSPPGVAAAHHISVRRLHKLFEDQPLTVAALIRRRRLERCRAELTGSGRTVTAVAARWGFSDPAHFSKLFKTTYGYNARALVTSNRAQMTKTRGTGAEQDGDHQGTE from the coding sequence ATGGGTAACCGGGTGATCAGCGACCTTGCGACGTTCCAGGACCAGCTGACGGCCAGCGGGATCCCGCCGTTGGTCAACCGGCTGGCCCGGGCGGATTTCCGGGCCCGGATCGTCACGCGCGAGCTCGGGCCGCTACGGCTGATCTCGCTGGACACGCCCGAGAGCGCGTGCGTCGGCAAGGAGCGTGCCGCCCGGGACGGCGACAACCTGGCGGTCAAGGTGCTGACCCGCGGCCGGACGCGGATCGAGCAGGGCCGGGGCGACGCCGAACTCGGGCCGGGTGACCTGGTGCTGCTCGACCCCACCCGGCCGTACCGGTTCGAGAGCACCGCCTCGTCACACGTCACCATTCTGCTGCCGCGCCGGGAACTGCGGATCCGTCCCGCGCACCTCGACCGGGTCGTCGGGGTGCGGATCGACGGCAGCCACGGTCCGGGTGCCCTCGTCTCCGCCCTGGCCCGGGAATCGGCCCGGTCCGCGACCGGGTTTCGCGCGGGTGAGGCCCTGCGGTCGGCGGCGGCCGTCGTCGAGCTGATCGCGGTCTCGCTGGAGGCCCGGCTGGGCGACGAGCAACCGGCCCCGGACGAACGGCTGCGCGATCGGATCATCGGCTACATCGACGCCCGGCTGGCCGATCCTGATCTGTCCCCGCCCGGCGTCGCCGCGGCCCACCACATCTCCGTGCGACGTCTGCACAAGTTGTTCGAGGATCAGCCGCTCACGGTCGCGGCCCTGATCCGCCGTCGCCGCCTGGAGCGCTGCCGGGCCGAGCTGACCGGAAGCGGGCGTACGGTGACGGCCGTTGCCGCCCGGTGGGGTTTCTCGGACCCGGCGCACTTCAGCAAGCTGTTCAAGACGACGTACGGCTACAACGCTCGTGCACTGGTGACCAGCAACCGTGCACAGATGACCAAGACGCGCGGAACCGGCGCGGAACAGGATGGTGATCACCAAGGCACGGAGTAG
- a CDS encoding sugar kinase, translated as MIDRIVTLGEALAVFRTGPGGPLWQARHVELSTGGAEANVAMAVARRGVPVSWFGRVGADELGRRVVRELRAEGVDVHATVDREHPTGLLVKDIRPGGRTSVGYYRRDSAGSRLEVADVDRIPLDAGALLHLTGITPGLSAGCGAAVARLAERATAAGATLSFDVNHRRKLWSDDSAAPVYRALAARADLLFASVEEVPLLLPGWTGTQADAAARALAGRGHRQVVVTAGARGAYALIDGTGYEVAAVPLDGIVDTVGAGDAFVGGYLAELVAGSPVRQRLRTAAVLGAAACRHPGDWEGVADTAGLEPDGVPADPVSR; from the coding sequence ATGATCGACCGGATCGTCACCCTCGGCGAGGCCCTGGCCGTCTTCCGTACGGGTCCGGGCGGGCCGCTCTGGCAGGCCCGGCACGTCGAGCTGTCGACGGGCGGCGCGGAGGCCAACGTCGCCATGGCGGTGGCCCGGCGCGGCGTACCGGTGAGCTGGTTCGGTCGCGTCGGTGCCGACGAGCTCGGCCGCCGTGTCGTGCGGGAACTGCGCGCCGAGGGCGTCGACGTGCACGCCACCGTCGACCGGGAGCATCCCACCGGTCTGCTGGTGAAGGACATCCGCCCCGGCGGGCGTACCAGCGTCGGGTATTACCGGCGCGACAGCGCGGGCAGCCGCCTGGAGGTCGCCGACGTCGACCGGATCCCGCTGGACGCCGGCGCCCTGCTGCATCTCACCGGGATCACCCCGGGGCTCTCGGCCGGTTGCGGGGCCGCCGTCGCGCGGCTGGCCGAACGGGCCACCGCGGCCGGGGCGACCCTGTCCTTCGACGTCAACCACCGCCGCAAGCTGTGGTCCGACGACAGCGCCGCCCCGGTCTACCGCGCTCTGGCCGCGCGGGCCGATCTGCTGTTCGCCAGCGTCGAGGAGGTGCCGCTGCTGCTGCCCGGCTGGACCGGCACCCAGGCGGACGCCGCCGCGCGTGCGCTGGCCGGCCGGGGGCACCGGCAGGTCGTGGTGACCGCCGGCGCCCGGGGCGCGTACGCCCTGATCGACGGGACCGGCTACGAGGTGGCGGCGGTCCCGCTCGACGGCATCGTGGACACCGTCGGCGCGGGTGACGCCTTCGTCGGCGGCTACCTGGCCGAGCTGGTCGCGGGCAGTCCGGTGCGGCAGCGACTGCGCACAGCCGCCGTGCTCGGTGCGGCTGCCTGCCGCCATCCGGGCGACTGGGAGGGCGTGGCCGACACCGCGGGCCTGGAGCCGGACGGCGTCCCGGCCGATCCGGTCAGCCGTTGA